A part of Ornithodoros turicata isolate Travis unplaced genomic scaffold, ASM3712646v1 Chromosome11, whole genome shotgun sequence genomic DNA contains:
- the LOC135371450 gene encoding uncharacterized protein LOC135371450, which translates to MADAGFSFDYGFVNGKVSLYCGRDVGSIQLSTGLHYSKMPNAGQISCPRCQWKVFTLRALFRHLCSSHSHEKNWVCGLQGCVKTYQSYFRYRQHVTAKHGDLLGHFDSRASSEQGTENEGGEEGGQPMADAQDAQLNIDEGEAVSPSRSPEAREELSQTTPDSTKRFALLLLKWKEEMRLPESTLNEVANDITLYLEELAQQASDTPDGGTLENTVKQLPMLQTKYGREQYWKGTLPFVQPSTICLENKPDGKTISFHYISLLRVLKMYLECPQVPDICEQQGREGRLTTVFDGTAFQNHKYFQGDKKKLCIQLYTDEFEPCDPLGAKRGKHKLMVVYYSVLNVPPELRSRLQHMHLALIVKDKLVEQYGLRRILQPLLEDVRQLETEGIVVNSVKYTGSVLCVTGDNLSSHRLGGFATNFSHGRICRFCMALHHEISIKHKEQDFVMRSPEGQRYHVNMLENGLPALSLYGVKASCAMELEGFEPTEHLPPDVMHDVHEGVIPFLLKHVLTKLVSDRYFSLDTLNDCIEKFPYDPCDRKNKPEIVHRAALTTKGTLKGSASQKFCLFRNVALYIGECIPSENSVWKLYLIFREIVDIIMCRDLPSEYVPYLHRRIEFFRQEFNLLFPEVRVPCKMHYLLHYPTFISKYGPLVGVWSMRFEGKHQYFKDVTRKIKNFKNLSSSLANRHQLYQMYTWTQQAPDGIMSTKCCKPLLYEHAPEALQLYLTSHGINEDQIVSMKSMELSGRTYVTDCIVTSQVIGDELPEFQEVCGIYSVSRRILLLLRKLVTLEFDKHLHVFVVDQSTDTFVADSPLDYMSDLLKVHRKGNSYVINPRQALL; encoded by the exons ATGGCTGACGCAGGCTTCAGCTTTGACTATGGCTTTGTCAATGGCAAAGT TTCGCTGTATTGCGGACGTGATGTGGGCTCAATACAGCTGAGCACGGGCCTCCACTACAGCAAG ATGCCAAATGCCGGCCAGATATCTTGCCCACGCTGCCAATGGAAGGTGTTCACCCTTAGGGCTCTCTTCAGGCACCTGTGCTCATCACATAGTCATGAGAAGAACTGGGTGTGTGGCCTGCAGGGATGTGTCAAGACATATCAGTCATATTTCAGATACCGACAACATGTCACTGCAAAACATGGGGATTTGCTGGGACACTTTGATTCACGAGCATCCAGTGAGCAAGGCACTGAAAATGAAGGTGGCGAAGAAGGTGGTCAGCCCATGGCTGATGCACAGGATGCACAGCTGAACATAGATGAAGGAGAAGCAGTCAGTCCCTCAAGGAGCCCTGAGGCAAGAGAAGAATTGTCTCAGACCACACCAGACTCTACAAAGCGTTTTGCGCTACTGCTTCTAAAATGGAAAGAAGAGATGAGGTTGCCTGAATCAACCTTGAACGAAGTGGCAAATGACATAACTTTGTACCTAGAGGAGTTGGCCCAGCAAGCTTCAGATACGCCCGATGGAGGAACACTTGAAAACACTGTGAAGCAACTACCCATGTTGCAGACAAAATACGGTCGGGAACAGTACTGGAAGGGTACACTGCCATTCGTTCAGCCGTCAACAATTTGCTTGGAAAACAAACCAGACGGGAAGACTATTTCTTTCCACTACATCAGCCTACTAAGAGTATTGAAGATGTACCTGGAGTGCCCACAGGTTCCAGACATATGTGAACAACAAGGAAGAGAGGGACGCTTGACCACAGTGTTTGATGGCACAGCATTCCAAAATCATAAATACTTTCAAGGTGACAAAAAGAAGCTGTGTATACAGCTTTATACCGATGAGTTCGAACCATGTGATCCCTTGGGTGCAAAGCGTGGCAAACACAAATTGATGGTTGTGTATTATTCCGTCCTTAACGTGCCCCCTGAGCTGCGGTCTCGTCTCCAACACATGCATCTGGCATTAATTGTAAAGGACAAATTAGTGGAACAGTATGGACTGCGCCGCATTCTACAACCACTTCTTGAGGACGTACGACAGTTGGAAACAGAAGGCATTGTTGTCAATTCAGTGAAGTACACCGGGTCAGTGCTGTGTGTCACAGGGGACAATTTGTCAAGTCATCGCCTTGGAGGATTTGCCACCAACTTCAGTCATGGCCGTATATGTCGATTCTGCATGGCTCTGCACCATGAAATTTCCATCAAGCACAAAGAACAAGACTTCGTCATGCGCTCTCCGGAAGGACAGCGCTACCACGTGAACATGCTTGAAAACGGGCTGCCAGCTTTGTCGTTGTATGGAGTGAAGGCGTCATGTGCAATGGAACTTGAGGGATTTGAACCTACTGAACATCTGCCTCCCGACGTGATGCATGATGTTCATGAAGGCgttataccttttcttctcaAACATGTTCTGACTAAGCTTGTGTCAGACAGATATTTCTCTCTGGACACTCTGAATGACTGCATTGAGAAGTTTCCTTATGACCCGTGTGACAGGAAAAACAAACCCGAGATTGTACACCGTGCTGCACTGACCACCAAAGGTACACTAAAAGGAAGTGCATCCCAAAAATTCTGTCTTTTCCGGAATGTGGCCCTGTACATTGGAGAATGTATACCTTCAGAAAACAGTGTCTGGAAACTCTACTTGATCTTCAGAGAAATTGTCGACATCATCATGTGCAGAGACTTGCCATCTGAGTACGTGCCTTACCTCCATCGTCGAATTGAGTTTTTTCGGCAAGAGTTTAATTTGCTCTTTCCTGAAGTCCGAGTCCCATGTAAGATGCACTACCTGCTCCACTATCCTACTTTCATCTCCAAGTATGGGCCACTTGTTGGAGTGTGGTCAATGCGATTCGAAGGAAAGCATCAATACTTCAAGGACGTGAcacgaaaaattaaaaatttcaaGAATCTGTCGTCTTCGCTTGCTAACAGGCACCAACTCTATCAGATGTACACGTGGACACAGCAGGCTCCTGATGGCATCATGTCAACTAAGTGTTGCAAGCCACTGCTGTATGAGCATGCACCTGAAGCGCTGCAGCTGTACCTCACTAGCCACGGCATCAATGAAGACCAGATAGTCTCCATGAAGAGTATGGAGCTCAGTGGCAGGACATACGTCACAGACTGCATCGTAACATCACAGGTGATTGGTGATGAGCTGCCAGAATTTCAAGAAGTCTGTGGCATATACTCCGTGAGCCGTCGTATCCTCCTGCTTTTGCGCAAGCTGGTAACATTAGAGTTTGACAAACATTTGCACGTCTTTGTCGTTGATCAGAGCACAGATACATTCGTAGCTGATTCACCGCTCGACTACATGTCAGACCTGCTGAAGGTGCATCGAAAAGGGAACAGTTATGTGATAAACCCCCGACAAGCCCTCCTCTGA